In Setaria italica strain Yugu1 chromosome I, Setaria_italica_v2.0, whole genome shotgun sequence, the genomic window gacgtgttatcaaaaatgggctcaactcgtgtagAGGTTCCACAGAAATTTTCGTACATGAACTGatcaagccgtccatacctaaacaagttacaccgccagtagtccagactactgacgacactcgagaaatcatgatgatagaagccgactggaggacacccttcatcgactacatcaaggatcacaaGTTATCCTCTGACAAAAACCAAGCTGAACAAGTCTCTCGATGAGGAAAAAACtacattctagtcggagacaagctctacaggaaaagtgcatcatcaggggtactcatgaagtgtgttacccgtgaagatggccaagaaatcctaaaagaaattcacagagggatctgcggcaaccatgcatcttcacgaacaatagttggcaaggctttcaggcaggtttctactggccaatggctctagctGATGCCAAATAGTTAGTTCGGAAGTGCAAGGGAtgtcaatttttcactaaacagcaacatgtccccgcctacaagctagtcacaatacctccaacatggtcatttgcctgctgggggctcgacatgatagggccattaccaactgcgctaggaggattcaaccgagtactcgtgacaatcgacaaattcaccaagtggattgaggtcaaaccagtcacttgccccaaggcagaccgagtcctcgacttcttggacgaaatcgtacaccgttatggttttccaaacaggatcatcacagacctagggtcaaactttaacaatcatgacttctagGAGTACTGGGAGAATAGCGGAATCGATGTCCGCTAtgtctcagttgctcacccgcgagctaacggacaagtcgagcgtgccaatggcatgatacttgaAGCTCccaagaaacgactacatgatgtcggcaacacaaaaggaggcaaatggctcaaggaattacccaatgctctgtggggactacgaacccaatcatgcaagactactgggctctctccctattttcttGTATATGGCTCAGCAGCTATACTACCCgtagacgtcatgtggcaatctccttcagtcgaacaatacgatgaagagctggcagaagaaacaaggcgcacATATCTAGATAGTCTAAAAGAAGCAAGATGTACAGCGCTAGTGTAATCTGCCAAataccttgacgggttaaggcgttaccacgaccgcaacgtcaaagaatgatctttcaacttgggcgacatggtcctcaaacgaatccaagacacgtcagggttgcataaactcaattcgcCATAGGAGGatccttacatcgtatccaaggttacgggacccagatcttacagactacaagagctctcaggagaacaagtaccaaactcttggaatatagaacacctttgtcgctactacccatagcagaaCTTGAGTAATTGCTTCGAGCAAAAACTCGTCAACTACTCGAGCTAATAGCTCAACTACCAACTAGAAGATGTACTATTCTTAACTCAAGACTACCAACCTAACAGGCATTCCAGCTCTGGTACAACGGCTCAGCGGtagagtaattctttactcgagACCGAAGATACATCAAGATTTCATACGAGTACGGGTACTCGAAATACAATAAAAGAGGAAtgcaagcaactgcctattggcgggctgcatttaagcctcaggcttttacaatatcacaaggccgcTCAGGCCTGCCGACTACAACAGGTGggacctacacgcaaggaagctgcgtaaaatgcagccatatccaggtcctctacccaaagCAACACTAGGTACTCCTGtaccgccgctgccttgacagcggcaacgatgaatcccacgcaccgcgccaagagggaaccaaggctactcgtttgctagccttgccgaaCCAACCCACTCTACGACCACgcctccacctctaagtgagtgggataaagaccgcggaactcatcacccatcacccgcgagttccaccgcgtactccgctggatcacgagctgcaagatgaggcgcgcgatgaaacctcctacgaggattcttctagcatcgtggctatccctacgagcgctggagtttgtggagggaaggtgatctcaatctacgaggaatcttctagcaccggtgtactCTCTGAAGGTtttctacactcaaacaacagcaaccaaaggcaatccatcgctactcagaaGCTTGATTCGGGTCAACGTCCAGAGGTGGCccatttatagccaagcgctacaactaccaaccacccaggagttactatgcgcccatGATCGATGAGTCTGACGACCTCTGACTTTAATCATgtgaaagcattcacgccacaaaggacaaaaagagtacagtacacccgtgcacccccaATTCAAAAAACAGGGTACTCGACAAACACCACGACTACTCAAAACTCAGAATTACTCCAGCCAAGCATGGTCTGCGCTCAAAACGCATCCTTGTCTCGAGGGCTTGGATAAGTCCGACCCTCTAAGCCAagggttgggcgcatccgacccggggaccaagggtcgggcgaggtggagttccatcctcaaagggtTGGGCGGGATGcaatgaactactcctcgcccacgtcaagacaaccacttcaaacaacaacaatATATACAAAGGTTCATTCATCAGGTAAAGTATTGTTCAGAGTACCCGACCACTCACAAGAGTACTTAAAAGTTTAAGCCTCCTCCAacgatacaaattcagacatcttggaCGCGATTGGCTCCACCTCCTCAAGGTACTACGCATAAGCTTCTTCGGTGCAGTTAAgagcaacgccgtcaccagccgccgacaaatttgccctcgggtagtatgacttgaccacagcaaggacttgtttgcaaatagCTTTGCAAAGGCCAGCCACTTTACCCGAAGCAGCGttcaagcgctcgactagtgattgaggtCCTGCGTCCTCCTCCAAGGGGGCAATGGCGTTCACAAGTCTTCGGCGGCAACAGTtaactcttggagttcgcctcgaagtcttcctatggtctggacatgatctctgcatgccaccatggccatagcaagcatcaccctATTCTGAATCTTcctgtctcgctgatgctcgcaagcagcctgtgcctCCATTAGCGAAGCtcgaagatgttcagcttcatccgctaCTCGATCGTGcgcatttctccaatcaaggagttgactactcGCAACAGTctccttcctcttgagctctgcaaaaaacGACCAAGTTCAAAACAACTGACTACAGTCAGACATACCCAAAACAtgaaaagtactcaccttgatactttttattcaaagacttgtagcggctctccagcttctgctgcaagacttcatgatctgaccGTTCCACATCAAAGGATTTCGCTCCAACTTCATGAACCTTCAAGGATTCTGTAagccgggcacactcctgctccaattgctCGTTTCGTTCCTGAAGGGCCCGAGTGTTCCTTTGCGTCTGGTCATACAGCTCCTGCAAAGCAACGCAATCGATCAAGTCCATTAATCACTAAATCTATTAGACCAGCAaagaaaacacacctggaagcttcgaaaaacatcgacagctctcTGGAACTCTGACTCAGACGGAAGTCCGAGTACTAGGCCTTgagtactcttcgcaagatgagGAGCTGCACCCAAGGAAGTACCTAAGAGAATAACATCAGTCACCTCAATACTACGACTACAACCCCAGGACCACAgctacatacctggagcagttggttccTTGGATTTCTCCACATCCCCTACAGCCAGAGCTCCGCCTGTATACACCGACAAAGATACATTTCCAGAACCCGAAGCAGTTGAGGGGTCCTCCACCGAGCAGATCACCTCTTGAAGCATAGAtatggtagctccaagacgacgagcatcaactccggatacttcttcaacaatcaaatcctccaaaggagcagaAAGCGTAGTTGGGGGACATGACTCTGCTCCTACCTCCGCAGGGATAGTCTCCttcgcatccctacatcaaaatataaagttatCTCACGGCTTCAAGAAAGCTCGAAGATGCACACCAAGGATAAacaactcaccgagttgatcgtggcggtaatcgcacacgcttcttctcggtgACAGGTGGTCGAGTAATCGGCGCCACGAGAGCAGCTgctggcgctgtcttctcgccaagacctggaAACAACAGGGTCAAGACTACAGCAAACTCGAACTAACAAAAAATAGTCAGGAAGAAAACtcaccactagcaatcacattggataacaaagaaccagtagcaactactggcgaTACCTCCTTCGCAATACCAGTCCCTCCGACAGGCAAACCCAGGACTGCCTAGTCAGGGACCGGCAGCGTGGTAGCCGACGGAGCTTGGGctgtcagctcgggggctattCCAGCATCCGCTGGCGGCACCCCCtctggcaccttctcaacagacgcAATACCAACGCCCGGGTCGGTCACAACTACTTAgaagcctcatcaccaccaagtGCCGCATCGCCAGCCTTTTGAGAAAGATAAAGTGATCACAAGATTACAAGTTaaaattcatcagctacaagtgagtacacggctacataccttggcaccctgagacttctcaggaggtGAAGTCGAGGTAGACTTAGCAGCacacatcttgcggactactcggcgtttcttcataggaggagagggctcgtccttTGACTCTTCAACaacagattcttcttcttctaattgcgccaagtagccagcaagaactcaggactacaaaaacaagtcgaCACTCAAAATAATATTCCAAAAgttcaaaaagtacaagtcaagtgaagGGCCATACCACTTCTGGATCATACCAAGCATCGTATTGACGAAGAGCTGAAGGAATAAccggtactccttgatagttcttgaagaacttggccagcagcgcttCCACATCATCGTCGGATATATCCTTagcggacatacgcgatgggtCATTACATCCTGAGTACTCACCCCTTGAATGAGCTCGTTTCTGAAGaggctgaacccttctcttgagaaaactggccaCCACGTTAATCCCAGTccgaccgagtgctttcaactcggtaatctggtgCGGCAAATGGTCGAGCTCCGGGGTatcttcaggttcgctcacccagttctctgcgTGCTTTGGCACGTGACCAGTaaccaccggcaagcgaggattatggttcccaatatagaaccatctctttttccactccccatgggagtcagtcacaTTATattcaatatacgcgcccgagttcctgagttggaacccggcgcctcaaaagacctccgtcctaagtgcactaggctgaggtttacaacgaagcaacttcctaaacagttcaaggctaggaggaacctccaagtaaacttcgcagaggtgcacaaaaattgacatatgcagtacaccattggggttcaagtgtacaagttgaagcttatagtactcgaggatacctttgaagaagtcggaggtgggcactgccaaacAGCTCCACAAAatgtgcaagcatcaccgtctcgttggggtgttcctcgaactgccacgcattcgcAAAAGCAGGGCGTCACTCGAGTACCTCTTTCGGCTGCAAAAGCTTGGCGTCGACAAGCGCCTGaacagcttcctccttcatcaccgaatgctgccacgtcgcaccaggcggcggcgacgcagtctggttcgtcagTCCCGCCTTCGGCGCCGacaacaccagctccttccccttctttgatttcaccttgcccgccgccggagccttgccctgagccttctcgggtttcttccctaTCTTCTTAGTGCGCATCCGCCGGTTTCAACCTCAGAAAAATGCTCTcaacctcggatctctctcaagggagcagcaatggcggcgggAGCACTAGACAATCGCGACAGCGCAAATGCGGAATAGAAaagcaggggaggaagaaaagcaaATCTATTACGGTGATGTGTAAACCTAACTGAAAGGGGGCCCCCAATTATATCTCCGCTACCTccagattccaagcgtcagttacacAACGGAAAGGTTTaaagcagattaattgcctcAAACACCCagcggctactcttttcaacgggttTTGagcacttcaacgacaaaaatcgcctaagtgctcgggggctgcgggtaccataccaatttttctttttcagcttACCAAGAGTAAAAACAGCTAAGAaacaggattgaccctaagcctgattcttcgactcaacctaagacttgggggctactccatatggagtgcgattgtcatcgcactaccatataaaattgtTGGAATAAGAAGCAATTCAAAGGAATAAGAAGAGTACCTtacagccacgcgacagtactcgagcacttcggacactgcaacctctacgacgaactactcggatagtgcccacagtactcgagactgtggcgcacaactataaagtactcgggggcttgtcgggcatgcatcccaggcccacgagtagaccctagacagcccactaagggacgtactcggatatgatcaagataaggggataggcgtatcccactcggactagttaagtgtGTGTATAGAAACTACTCGGGGCAAACCGAGTGGAACTCTGTacccgacttgtaaccctgccctcctgtgcatataagggcgggtagggaccccctcaaacagaacaactccaagtgcatctaagatcaatacaaacaaacacacaagacgtagggtattacgcgatctaacggtccgaacctgtttaaatcgtattccttgcgtcaccattgattccttaattCTCGACGGCActtaccacacaaaagaccacatAAGGTaaccctaggcgggttgccgatctaaaacaccaacaccaGTAGCACTCGTGTGTTATGTGATATTACACAAATCAGAATACCTGCACCACTGCAAAGAAATAAGGTTGGAGCCTCTTGAAGGCCGCACCTGTATACATATGTACAATTTTCGAATTTCAATCAATTTTtcaaagaaataaataaaatatataagAGTAAGTAACATGCTTCAAATAACCACCCCGATATTAAACAAACAAATGCAACTATCTCATGTGTTATCGCAACTTCAATCAAAAGAATGTATAGAGAAATCTTCCATGCTACAATCAATGAGATTTTTGCTTAGAGGCAAAAAGGGTAATCTATCTACAGTTGGGACGATGGCTCGCGAGAAATTCCTGTTTAACACTTGACATTCTGGATGGATATTTCAAACTTATTGCCTCAATGGACTGCACAAAAAGAGTATTTGTCCAGAAAACATGACTGCTTTGCACCAGGAGGCTGAATGCACAATGATAAAAGTCAAATGCAACACATAACGAATCACACCATTGTTGTCAATAGCAAGGTCGCCTGATGATTGAGTCTTTCACAAGTGTGAACACAGATCACCTTCGTTTATTAAGCATCAGGCAACAATGTAATTCACTACCATACAGTTCAACTAATATTATCCAGGCAATAGTTTGTATCTAGCAATAGTATCATGAAACTCACAGCAATATATTGACCAAAATGAACAGACAATAAATGTATCTCCTGTTCTCAAACAACACATGTAACTGAAATATAAATAACTACCAAATTATAAACACTTATCACTGATACGAAACGAGGCCGAAAAAATCATTCTTCTAGCACTCCTTTTCCAAGCCATCGTTGCCCCAAGACAGTTGCTATATATATGCCATATTAGGATAGATGGCCATTGTCTTCAAATGAAAGACATCAACTTGAAGTATACAATCAGGTAGAGGGAAAGAGAGAACACTGCACAAATATGCTGCCAGAATAGAAGGGCAGATGCTTCCTTAACACCATATCCTCTCAGACCGGCAATTGCTGCAAGCAAGATAGCGCTTGGCGTGGAGTACTGAAGCGAAAGCACAAAGCGGTACATATGGTCTTCCTCAACAAGTAGGTGCAATTTGTCTGCTAGCGTCACAACACCAATGCCAATGCATGGGAGCACCAAAAGCCTTGCCACAATTATACCGATGGTAGTCCTGATACCCAAGGCATTATCCTTTGGGCCTTCTGCAAGCATGCCCCCAAGAATTAACATCACCGAGGGAACCACTGCAGCAGCCAGGATATCCAAACTATCAGTGAAGAACGAGAGTGGTGCATCAGCCCCAAACACAAAATTTTTCAAGACAGGGACCATGCCGATGATAATGGCAAGTAAAGAGGCGATTGTCGGTGGCTGAAGGACGTGCTGAATTGGAGTCTTTTCAGCTACAACCCTGATCCTTCTGACCACTCTTGGCTCTGCCAAACATCTGATAGACTTCGGACTGCTTGGTCCAGCACCAGAAGTACCCTCTTCAGTAAAATCAATATCAGGAAACGTATTCTGCGAGGAACCTGAAATGCTCATGAAAACTCTGGCGATGAACGGTGTCTTTGAGTGCTCTGTTACTTTATCAAACATCCCTGGCCATTCCGCCTCATGAAGCAGAGACCTGCTGTAGTTGCTGACCTGCTCAGGTTCTTCCTGTATCTCATCACCCTCACCAACAATCTCATAGAACTGCATAGGTGGCTCCATCATGTGGTAGACCAAAGTGTAGACAAGAATAACCGCAACCCACTGCGCAAATGAGACATAAGCGATGCCCTTGGTGTCGCATGCAGGACCAAACGGGTGATCACTGGTATGGCAGACCGACCCGATGATCGCAATCGGGAGATTCCCTGTGTTGCCAAACCCAGTCATGATCACTGTGAACCGGAACAAGTGTGGGGGTGGGCGGCAGATCAGGGCCACTATGTACCCAAGAATGCACCCGATGACAGTGCTGACGAGAACGTTGACAGGGATGAACCACCAGTGCAGGATGTTGTCGAAGGTGACCGATTTGCCGAGGTGGACGAAAATCAGGCAGGGGAGGAAGAGGGCAAAGACGAGCTTGCTCAGGAGCTTGAAGGTGGCCCTAGGCACGACCTGGACCCGCGGGTTGGCGAGGAGCAGGCCGATGACCGTCAGGCACAGCAGCTTCAACTGCGGCGCCACGGCCGACACCCAGTCGCCATGGATGTCCACCTGCGGGTCCATTGACCAAAGCATTGCCGCTGCTAAAGCTTCTAGCCTTTCTCCCACTTCAGTTCTCAAAGCAAATATTCCCCTATTTTAAATTCTAAAACAACACTCCCTCTTTTTGTCTGTACAACCAAATTATCTTTCTCGCGCAGAGACAACGCCCAATCAAATGCAAAGGTCTGATATTTCTGCACACCAATCAATGGAAATGACTCAGCAACGGAGAAAACTACGAAATGGTACTGTACAGGATTAATAGCAGGTGAGAATAAATCTAGCCAGGAACCGTGTGGATCTTGCAAAACACTCGGTACTCAATTCGTGTTCTAAACTTCCTACTCTCAAATTTCAGGCCTCCGCAAGCTTCACGCAATCAATCAGCAAGAAAATCGGAAACGGCAAAAGATAACGGCAACGGAACCAAACTTTGCTAGATTCACGGCGATACTTACACGGAGTTTCGATCTGGGAATGAACGAGGGGGTGTCGGTGACGCCCTGTGCTCTCCCTCTCCGCGACGCGCCGAGGCAGGCTGGAGCGAGGGGAAGgagcgaggacgacggcgagcggAGGAAGAGAGAGCAGAGCAGAGTTGCGGCGTGAAAGGAAAAGGATTAACTGAGGGGGG contains:
- the LOC101773408 gene encoding protein PIN-LIKES 2, with protein sequence MLWSMDPQVDIHGDWVSAVAPQLKLLCLTVIGLLLANPRVQVVPRATFKLLSKLVFALFLPCLIFVHLGKSVTFDNILHWWFIPVNVLVSTVIGCILGYIVALICRPPPHLFRFTVIMTGFGNTGNLPIAIIGSVCHTSDHPFGPACDTKGIAYVSFAQWVAVILVYTLVYHMMEPPMQFYEIVGEGDEIQEEPEQVSNYSRSLLHEAEWPGMFDKVTEHSKTPFIARVFMSISGSSQNTFPDIDFTEEGTSGAGPSSPKSIRCLAEPRVVRRIRVVAEKTPIQHVLQPPTIASLLAIIIGMVPVLKNFVFGADAPLSFFTDSLDILAAAVVPSVMLILGGMLAEGPKDNALGIRTTIGIIVARLLVLPCIGIGVVTLADKLHLLVEEDHMYRFVLSLQYSTPSAILLAAIAGLRGYGVKEASALLFWQHICAVFSLSLYLIVYFKLMSFI
- the LOC111257985 gene encoding uncharacterized protein LOC111257985, with translation MLQEVICSVEDPSTASGSGNVSLSVYTGGALAVGDVEKSKEPTAPGTSLGAAPHLAKSTQGLVLGLPSESEFQRAVDVFRSFQELYDQTQRNTRALQERNEQLEQECARLTESLKVHEVGAKSFDVERSDHEVLQQKLESRYKSLNKKYQELKRKETVASSQLLDWRNAHDRVADEAEHLRASLMEAQAACEHQRDRKIQNRVPPVVVGRPERPCDIVKA